TGTCCCCAATCCTAGAATACACAGAAATCATGGTATTTGAAGAGATTATAGTTCTATGCTTCATATTCTCAAACAACCTCTTCGACTGATCAACTTGACCACTCATCGCATAACCTTTGATCATCAAATTATATGAAACTGgatccttttcttttagtcTACTAAAAATTCTTTCTGCATCTTCAATCCTATCCATCAATACAAGTCTCCCAATAAGCGAATTTGAAGCATTTAAACATGGGTTTTCTAGTCGATCATAAACTCTCTTGGCACAATGAACAGCCTCACTATCACAATAAAATTCTATCAAAGCACCACCAATGGATTCTTCAGATTCAAAACCGTACTTAATCAAAAGTCCATGCACAGCCTTCCCTGCACACAGCACTCCCAATCTCCCATAAGCCCTTACAACACAATCCAACGTAAACTCATTAGGAACCACCTCACCACTCCCCCTCATCCATTGAAACAACTCCAAGGCTCTCTCACACCCATCCTCGCTCTTAGCGTACCCTGAAATCAACGTAGTCCATGCCACAACATCCCGTTTCGGCATTTTAAGAAACAATTCTATAGCATCACCCATCAAATTACATTGCACGTATCCCACGAGCATTAAGCTCCACAACAACTCATTTCCACCACGCAGCTCATCAAAAACCCGCTTAGCATCCTCAATTTTAAGGCAATTAGAGTAGAAATGCAACAGAGAACTCCCCACTAGCTCAAAACACTCCGTCCCAGTTTTCAGCACCGAGCAATGCAACTCTCTTCCCTCACTCAAAGACCCTGAACGCGCGCAGACGCCAAGAGTTGTCAAAAAGGTCGTTTCATTGAGTCTCACATTGCCATGATGCATAATCGAAACCAAAGATAGAGCCTCACTGAATCTTCCCCACTTTGAATACCCCGAAACCATGGCGTTCCATGAGACGACGGTTCGGATGGGCATTTCGTCGAACACCTTCCGAGCAACATCTAGCTGCCCGCATTTGCTATACCGAGTTATGCAGACGTTGGTGGAAACTATGTCGGAGACTAGAGTTTTCGCAGGTTGATAAAGGGTCGACAACTGTTTAACGTTCGGCTTCCATCGGCTGCGCTTCCATGTTCCCACCATCAACATTTTCAGTTGAGAGAGAGGCGAATGAAGCTCGACGACGTCGTTATACTGTAACTCTTCTCACGTTCTATctctgtttttcatttttttcgttttttctaATGATAATGATCAGTAAGTGATTGCATGATTCGTATGAGAACCTCGTGTCGATCTAAGTTCAGTCCCCAGCAGCCACGTGTCGTTGATTCCTTATATTAGAAATTCCAAATGTAAGCGCTTCATGCACGAAGACACGTGGCCCCTTGTGATCTTACCACTTACGCAGTTTCGCTCTCGAATCTTTTCACTCACTCGTTCTCTCAGTGTCTCAACCCAGAAAAcaagaagcagaagaagaacaaacaGTCACacgaatttcttttctttatatatatatattttactttcttttaattaatttccttaGTTAAAATGGTGAAGCTGGCGTCGGCTCGGGAGGTCCGAATGTACGGGCCCCGGATGGGCCGGAACCGGGCCGAATACATAAACGCGGGGCTCTACGTGTTCGCGACTGTAGTGCTGCTTGGTGGGTTTGTGGCTCAGCTGTCGAAGGCGCCCAAGTCGGGCCTGGTTCTGATGCTCATAGCCTTGGTCATAATCTTGGTGGTGAATTTGCATGATCTGGTGGCCCACCTTGCCATGTTCGACTACTCGATGCCGTTGATGGAGCTGGACCTGCAGCTGGCGCTCGTAGAGTTCGCTGTTCCGGTGATTCAGGCTCTGGGCTCCGTCCTCTCATTCTTGGGCAttcttttccttctaattcaggtttatacatatattaattaattgttaatCATTTAATTAAGAATGTGATATGGCATTAAGAGTGCAGAGAAATGTTGCAGGCAGAGAAAGGGTATGGCTACTCTAAGTTTGAGAGGCATGCGAAGAACATGCTTATTGCTGGCCCTGTTTTGTGGTTGCTGGGTTCGATCCACAACTCGTGCCAAATCTATGAGAGAGCGGATGGGCATGTCCAAATCCTGCAACAGAGCGTGCACATCCCCTTCTTGATTGGCAGTGTGCTGTTCACAGTCGGTGCAATTCTCAACACCCGAGAGCAACATGATTTGTTTCGTCATGGCCTGCAGCTACTGGTAATTGTTTAACCTCATCATTAATCCATTAATCATTGTTATGTCTTAAGTAATTGCGGTTATGAAATTGGGCCGGTTTGGGATTGCTTTATTAGGAAGCAATTTTGCGTATAAGCACTAGAGTTGCAAGAacctttaaatttttgttaaaattgaagGGATTCCCAAAAAGCACTTTCGGTAGTTAAAAAGCGCTTTTAACCATTATAGAAACACGCCCAAATAGgttaattgattaatttgtgTGTTCGTGCGTGTGGGCAGGGTAGGAATTGGGTGTGGTTGGGGACCGGTGGCAGCCTGATGTTCCTGATTGGAGGATTGGCAAATGTGGCGAAGGTGTTCAAGATGCAACAGATGAGTGATGGGCTGAGGCTTGAGAAGCTGAGGGGAGGGGCACAAGAGCGGCTCGTTTATGAAAGGGAAGGCCATGTTCCCCTGATCCTAGAAGATCAACGGAGGAGATCAAACAGACCATCTTATCACGATGATGATCATCATCATGTGGAACCAAGTGTAGCACCACCAGTACCTCCTACCCCGTACAAAGATGGTCTTGTCGGTCCCACCACTTGAACACATACTTCATACTTTATAGTATATGTTGGCTCTTGTGCTtcaaagttttttcttttcttacccTACTTTTTATGTCATATCTTGTGCACAGAAACTGCATAAATTCAGTGAAAAGTGAAAGGGATACTGCATACCTCCTCCTTTGTAAATGCTCTTCGTTCATGAGAATCACAATTTGAcacatatacaaaaataacttattaaaaatataaaaataattttttttgcacaCATATCACACTGTTATTAATAGGAATGTTTGAGTTTTGAAAATGTCAAATGAGAGGTTACCTTTGACAACCAATATCACATTGAGGAACAgtaaataaaacttaaaaagggATTTAAAGAGGGACGTACCTACAAGGCTGTACTACaagcaattttttattttttattcctgAAGGACCTCTTTGAAAGAATTAACCTAAAAGTAGTGAATATTGCTAACAAATCTAGTCTGGTGGAAAATAGGCTGATCAATATTCGAATCTATGACACTTTAGTAGTGTATGTGAGAAATCcgtctcctcttttatagttTGGACTATCATTTCTGTTTagataaaaaccaaaaagtaaTGAATGGGCCGCTCGAAGCCAAGGCCCAACTAAAACTTTGGCAATCCGGAATGGGGTATGAACATATTTAAAACTTTGGGTTATATCTTATGGCCCAAAATCTCAAATAGCCCCCACACTTTTTTCGCTCAATGCTCTTACCAATAATTTTACCATAAAAATTTACTATATTTCTCGAGGTAATATATCGAGTTTTCAGTTCTCTGTATATCTATCTTCcttctccttttttattttttattttatttgtacgTCGTACTAATTTTAAGCGGACTGCGTAACACGCGTGCTCAGTCTCAGGAGCCCTTACGGCCCTAACGGTGATAAGAGCCTTTTGTCAGCCCTAATTTACTTATTCACAATCACAACGTTCGTCTCAAACAATCGAGGTTTTACTTCCTTTGAATTTTTCAGGTAACCGTTTCCTCACCTATAATCCTTTCGATTTTGGCACCTATTTGccccaaattttaattttctgtctGTAATATGCTTCTGTCCATTTTGTTTCAATTCTCTATTGCGTCTTCGATCTCCTCCCCTCTCTGTATTGCAGAAAcgcatatatttatatgattGTTTGCTTTTCTAGGATATTTATGCGCTAAATTGCTGTATCTTTCGGAAAAATTTACACTTATTTTTTACATATTCTCGTAATTTTTTTGAAGACATAGGTGTCATTCTCATGACGGCAATTTCCCTACTTTGATTTGCTTACGCATATTATTTGTATGCATTGTGtacacaaattaaaatttgccTATACGTATTACGTgcattcaatatatataataatatattcatCATATTTATGTCGTAAACAATAATATGGGCATGAAGTGTAGGTTTCCGTTGTGTGTAATTAAGATGAAGATatattgagtttgtgctcttGTGAAAGTGTGGTAGATTGAGGGACTGAATATTTGTGTGGTGTTGTTCTGTAGGTGAAGGGTTGGTTTACAGAATGGCTTCTGTGTCCAGTCAGCCACAGTTCCGTTACACTCAGCCACCATCGAAGGTTCTTCATTTGAGGAACTTGCCGTGGGAGTGCACAGAGGAAGAACTGATTGAACTGGG
Above is a window of Prunus persica cultivar Lovell chromosome G2, Prunus_persica_NCBIv2, whole genome shotgun sequence DNA encoding:
- the LOC18787731 gene encoding pentatricopeptide repeat-containing protein At3g57430, chloroplastic translates to MLMVGTWKRSRWKPNVKQLSTLYQPAKTLVSDIVSTNVCITRYSKCGQLDVARKVFDEMPIRTVVSWNAMVSGYSKWGRFSEALSLVSIMHHGNVRLNETTFLTTLGVCARSGSLSEGRELHCSVLKTGTECFELVGSSLLHFYSNCLKIEDAKRVFDELRGGNELLWSLMLVGYVQCNLMGDAIELFLKMPKRDVVAWTTLISGYAKSEDGCERALELFQWMRGSGEVVPNEFTLDCVVRAYGRLGVLCAGKAVHGLLIKYGFESEESIGGALIEFYCDSEAVHCAKRVYDRLENPCLNASNSLIGRLVLMDRIEDAERIFSRLKEKDPVSYNLMIKGYAMSGQVDQSKRLFENMKHRTIISSNTMISVYSRIGDIDMAFKLFEETKRERDPVTWNAMISGHIQNHQHEEALELYVTMHRLSIDRTRSTFSALFHACSCLGSLQLGQVLHAQLIKTPFESNVYVGTSLIDMYSKCGSITDAETSFICIRSPNVAALTALINGYAQYGLGSEAMLLFEQMLKQGVIPNAATFVGILSACSRAGLVDEGMKIFHMMEGSYGVNPTLEHYACIVDLLGRSGHLQEAMEFIDEMPTEPDGVIWGALLNACWFWMDMELGEKVAEKMFSLDPKPISAYIILSNIYAVLGKWGAKMNARKRLRSLEVKKDPGCSWIELNRKVHVFSVEDITHPYCNLIYETLEFLTANVNSIVQFDCLYETYSH
- the LOC18786152 gene encoding uncharacterized protein LOC18786152; the protein is MVKLASAREVRMYGPRMGRNRAEYINAGLYVFATVVLLGGFVAQLSKAPKSGLVLMLIALVIILVVNLHDLVAHLAMFDYSMPLMELDLQLALVEFAVPVIQALGSVLSFLGILFLLIQAEKGYGYSKFERHAKNMLIAGPVLWLLGSIHNSCQIYERADGHVQILQQSVHIPFLIGSVLFTVGAILNTREQHDLFRHGLQLLGRNWVWLGTGGSLMFLIGGLANVAKVFKMQQMSDGLRLEKLRGGAQERLVYEREGHVPLILEDQRRRSNRPSYHDDDHHHVEPSVAPPVPPTPYKDGLVGPTT